Proteins from a genomic interval of Nematostella vectensis chromosome 5, jaNemVect1.1, whole genome shotgun sequence:
- the LOC5517800 gene encoding protein BTN1: protein MENIENEPQKSSPDEIKTSDQMISKDDERQVTETPREETPNETEISKEGTPAEKEKCVNILAFYAFGALIYIVYSVIIAGAQDILAGTFIPTAAVLVTNVGPYFLVTMLAPYFIHNVPYSVRIVFIYACFTIGLFTIVYAKEVYMKLVGICITSLGAGTGEVSFFTLTAFYEQVTVSAYSAGTGTGFVLGPLYYTGLTTWGCVTPNRTMMIMAGSPLLYIILYIMMDKPHTRKKFQMQQAEFMSGVEGTGKLTGKEKLSTATRVLPLVISLFVAYVCEYVTIQAVITTMAFPTAPFPPRVHYRYYIFIFLAGEFIARSYLAVISTLVKPETFSRIIVHRVWMLSLLLVLHLLFFLLAAWYRFIHSVWIVFTLIFTAGLLAGAVFANSFVIVSETVLPRYKEFAMGFATIGMGAGTFLAGVIGLLAEPIIRDHCLQIMTNWDYCFTRPFGGWNSTTTC from the exons ATGGAAAATATAGAAAATGAGCCCCAGAAAAGTTCACCAGATGAAATCAAGACTTCAGACCAAATGATCTCAAAGGATGATGAAAGACAAGTCACAGAAACACCACGAGAAGAAACCCCAAATGAAACAGAAATTTCAAAAGAAGGAACACCAGCGGAGAAGGAAAAATGCGTCAATATCTTAGCATTTTACGCGTTTGGCGCGCTTATTTACATAGTATATTCTGTGATAATCGCTGGAGCGCAAGACATTCTCGCGGGGACTTTCATCCCGACCGCTGCAGTGCTGGTCACTAATGTCGGTCCATATTTCTTAGTCACGATGCTGGCTCCATATTTTATCCATAATGTGCCTTACTCAGTTCGTATAGTCTTCATCTACGCCTGTTTTACCATCGGATTGTTCACCATAGTATACGCCAAAGAAGTGTATATGAAACTTGTTGGCATCTGTATTACATCGCTTGGTGCCGGGACGGGAGAAGTGTCGTTTTTTACGCTCACGGCGTTTTATGAACAAGTTACTGTGTCGGCGTATTCGGCAGGAACAGGGACAGGGTTTGTACTGGGACCACTTTATTATACAG GTCTGACTACATGGGGATGTGTTACTCCAAACCgcacgatgatgataatggcggGTTCACCTCTACTCTACATTATCCTATATATCATGATGGACAAACCTCACACCAGGAAAAAGTTCCAAATGCAGCAAGCAGAATTCATGTCCGGGGTCGAAGGCACTGGGAAATTAACTggaaaggaaaaattatcCACCGCCACCCGCGTTTTGCCGTTAGTTATATCCCTCTTCGTAGCTTATGTTTGCGAGTATGTTACAATCCAAGCCGTTATCACGACAATGGCCTTCCCAACCGCTCCGTTCCCTCCCCGAGTACACTACCGGTACTATATTTTCATATTCCTCGCGGGCGAGTTCATTGCTCGCTCGTACCTAGCGGTGATATCCACTCTTGTAAAACCTGAAACATTCTCGCGAATCATCGTGCATCGTGTGTGGATGTTATCTTTACTCCTGGTCCTCCATCTCCTGTTCTTCCTTCTCGCCGCGTGGTATCGGTTCATTCACAGCGTTTGGATCGTGTTTACCCTGATATTCACCGCGGGGCTGCTAGCAGGGGCCGTATTCGCGAACTCTTTTGTGATAGTATCAGAGACGGTATTGCCGCGGTATAAGGAGTTCGCCATGGGTTTCGCTACTATAGGCATGGGCGCTGGTACGTTTCTTGCGGGGGTTATTGGACTGTTAGCGGAGCCCATCATTCGAGACCACTGTCTTCAGATAATGACCAATTGGGATTACTGCTTTACGAGGCCTTTTGGCGGATGGAATAGTACAACCACCTGCTAA